From Microbacterium pseudoresistens, the proteins below share one genomic window:
- a CDS encoding alpha/beta fold hydrolase encodes MSDATTRVRRMLDLTLEEHALTVPLVWGDDADTRTIDVFAAVVYREGGEDLPYLVYLQGGPGNEAPRPFHSPTAPSWLDTALAHHRVVMLDQRGTGRSTPVGDLDLAERGAEATAEHLTHLRADAIVRDAEALREHLGAAQWNLLGQSFGGFTSLAYLTAFPDSLDRVFITGGLSTVTRTPDEVYALCYDKMRDASERYYRRFPEHRERMRRLVELAAAGDLVLPRGEVVSVSRLRSAGSALGMNDGWQTVWSLMEQDPRSNAFRHDLAAAMPFGGRNPLYFAFHESSYANGHATRWSAERVEPQDFRDDPTLFTGEHIRREWTQTVPALQPWGEVALRLAEHEWPRLYDADALSSSGARGAAAVYVNDVYVPLEYSLETAALLPDVRLWVTSEHEHNGLRAGQVLGHLLDLAADRRIR; translated from the coding sequence ATGAGCGATGCGACGACCCGCGTGCGCCGGATGCTGGACCTGACGCTCGAGGAGCACGCGCTCACCGTTCCCCTCGTCTGGGGCGACGACGCCGACACCCGCACCATCGACGTCTTCGCCGCCGTGGTCTACCGCGAGGGCGGCGAGGATCTCCCCTACCTCGTCTATCTCCAGGGCGGACCGGGCAACGAGGCCCCGCGCCCGTTCCACTCCCCCACGGCGCCGTCCTGGCTCGACACCGCGCTTGCACATCACCGCGTGGTCATGCTCGATCAGCGCGGTACCGGACGGTCGACACCGGTCGGCGATCTCGACCTCGCCGAGCGCGGCGCCGAGGCGACGGCCGAGCATCTGACCCACCTGCGGGCCGACGCGATCGTGCGCGATGCCGAGGCACTGCGCGAGCATCTGGGTGCCGCGCAGTGGAACCTGCTCGGGCAGTCGTTCGGCGGCTTCACGTCGCTCGCGTACCTCACCGCGTTCCCCGACTCCCTCGACCGTGTGTTCATCACCGGCGGGCTCAGCACCGTCACCCGCACGCCCGACGAGGTGTACGCGCTCTGCTACGACAAGATGCGCGATGCCTCCGAGCGCTACTACCGGCGCTTCCCCGAGCACCGGGAGCGGATGCGGCGCCTCGTCGAGCTCGCCGCCGCCGGCGATCTGGTGCTCCCCCGAGGCGAAGTCGTCTCGGTCTCGCGTCTGCGGTCGGCGGGATCAGCCCTGGGCATGAACGACGGCTGGCAGACCGTGTGGTCGCTCATGGAGCAGGATCCGCGGTCGAATGCGTTCCGGCACGACCTCGCCGCCGCGATGCCCTTCGGCGGCCGCAATCCGCTGTACTTCGCCTTCCACGAGTCCAGCTACGCCAACGGGCACGCCACACGGTGGTCGGCCGAGCGCGTGGAGCCCCAGGATTTCCGCGACGATCCGACCCTGTTCACCGGCGAGCACATCCGTCGCGAATGGACGCAGACGGTGCCCGCCCTGCAGCCGTGGGGCGAGGTCGCCCTGCGGCTCGCCGAGCACGAATGGCCGCGTCTGTACGACGCCGACGCACTTTCTTCCTCCGGGGCGCGCGGTGCCGCGGCCGTGTACGTCAACGACGTATACGTGCCGCTGGAGTACTCGTTGGAGACGGCGGCGCTCCTACCCGACGTACGGCTCTGGGTGACCAGTGAGCACGAGCACAACGGGCTGCGGGCCGGACAGGTGCTCGGGCACCTGCTCGACCTCGCCGCCGACCGCCGCATACGCTGA
- a CDS encoding gamma carbonic anhydrase family protein: MSNDASVLSLPGLEPRLHESAFLAAGARVVGAVTLGEGSSVWYNAVLRADSDAITIGSGSNVQDNVSVHVDRGHPVRIGKDVSIGHNAVVHGCTIGDGSLIGMGAVVLSGAVIGAECLIAGGAVVMSGAEIPDGSLVAGVPAKVRRELSDSERAGLRENAQVYRRHTRTHREATAG; encoded by the coding sequence ATGAGCAATGACGCATCCGTCCTCTCCCTGCCCGGCCTTGAGCCGCGCCTTCACGAGTCGGCCTTCCTCGCCGCAGGTGCCCGCGTCGTGGGGGCGGTGACCCTCGGCGAGGGCAGCAGCGTCTGGTACAACGCGGTGCTGCGCGCCGACTCGGATGCGATCACGATCGGCTCGGGCAGCAATGTGCAGGACAACGTGTCGGTGCACGTTGACCGCGGACACCCGGTGCGCATCGGCAAGGATGTGTCGATCGGGCACAATGCGGTGGTGCACGGCTGCACGATCGGCGATGGATCGCTCATCGGCATGGGAGCGGTCGTGCTCTCGGGTGCCGTCATCGGCGCCGAATGCCTCATCGCCGGCGGTGCGGTCGTGATGTCGGGCGCGGAGATCCCCGACGGATCGCTCGTGGCCGGGGTGCCGGCGAAGGTGCGGCGCGAGCTCAGCGACTCCGAGCGCGCGGGGCTCCGCGAGAATGCGCAGGTCTACCGCCGTCACACCCGGACCCATCGCGAGGCGACGGCGGGCTGA
- a CDS encoding DUF3145 domain-containing protein, which produces MATAHARGVVFIHSAPRALCPHLEWAVGRAIGRAVSFEWTAQPVLDGARRAEFYWDGPAGTGAALATAIRGWEHLRFEVTEDATLGNDGGRWLHTPSLGVHYAQTDAAGNIVIGEDRIRYAMEIAAGDVHELQRELDVALGAAWDEELEPFRHASDDASVVWLHKVG; this is translated from the coding sequence ATGGCGACTGCACACGCACGCGGGGTGGTGTTCATCCACTCCGCACCTCGCGCGCTCTGCCCCCACCTCGAGTGGGCGGTCGGTCGCGCTATCGGGCGCGCCGTCAGCTTCGAGTGGACGGCCCAGCCCGTGCTCGACGGAGCACGCCGTGCAGAGTTCTACTGGGACGGCCCCGCCGGCACGGGGGCGGCGCTGGCCACCGCCATCCGCGGGTGGGAGCATCTGCGCTTCGAGGTGACCGAAGACGCCACGCTCGGCAACGACGGCGGCCGTTGGCTTCACACGCCGAGCCTCGGCGTCCACTACGCGCAGACCGACGCCGCCGGCAACATCGTGATCGGCGAAGACCGCATCCGCTACGCCATGGAGATCGCGGCGGGCGACGTGCACGAACTCCAGCGCGAGCTCGACGTGGCACTGGGTGCTGCCTGGGATGAGGAGCTCGAGCCGTTCCGCCACGCGAGCGATGACGCGAGCGTTGTCTGGTTGCACAAGGTCGGTTGA
- a CDS encoding DUF262 domain-containing protein produces MATGTNVEAIAVNTIDWLSAPDTAIVVPVYQRQYRWDIGGCERLLADVRAVAAQNDTHRHFIGSILSAQDSSETDLILIDGQQRITTLMLLVAALHHAVRDSDPAMAAELERVLVRSDDPTRTRLRPHDAWAELYETVVLDRRDDAERESRFDDNYAFFRSQVQADEAPSIWQGLRRLEHVSITLGAEANAQQIFESLNSTGEPLRDHELIHNYILMGLTHSEQLDVEERFWLPIEQHTGETIGAFWRQFLVMVTGREVAAAGEHGVYSAFRQSFPRVDAEHLQQHAEIWRHYAQIYGILLDPSLEPDDELRRQLEHLSTFGKAAFPLAMSVYSEHARGLIPRDELIETLEWLQALYLRRALVGLPTERLIARLCRARAEGREALMRAFARVTPSDERVSAVLKYVELPHAAYVLGRLEGVDDPSEYDVEHIVPQIPGDAWSGDGSRRWSEHTEDEQNSHRALAPTLGNLTLLEPALAERAFGSSFPNKVADAYSRSAVPATRALADARSWGTAAISQRTVRLTADLLHIWARPPMPEIDDDGLTPVLDAVRRRGWPAGWDREFDYVEYRGEHWEVKDVRALFNRVFRRAWTDDRRAALAYSAAHNGPLYDRMSWKGQWDALADDAFLYMGWDSNYMMNALQGVLEESGIAAEVFVKYSYIGNVM; encoded by the coding sequence ATGGCAACGGGCACGAATGTCGAAGCGATCGCCGTCAACACGATCGACTGGCTGTCCGCCCCGGACACCGCAATCGTCGTCCCCGTCTATCAGCGCCAGTACCGGTGGGATATCGGGGGCTGCGAGCGTCTCCTCGCCGACGTCCGTGCCGTGGCCGCACAGAACGACACGCACCGGCATTTCATCGGCTCGATCCTCTCCGCGCAAGATTCCTCCGAAACCGACCTGATCCTCATCGACGGACAGCAGCGCATCACGACGCTCATGCTCCTCGTCGCCGCCCTGCACCATGCCGTGCGCGACTCGGATCCGGCGATGGCCGCCGAGCTGGAGCGCGTGCTCGTGCGGTCGGACGATCCGACCCGCACCAGGCTGCGCCCGCACGACGCGTGGGCCGAGCTGTACGAGACCGTCGTGCTCGATCGCCGCGACGACGCCGAGCGCGAATCCCGCTTCGATGACAACTACGCCTTCTTCCGCAGCCAGGTGCAGGCCGACGAGGCACCCAGCATCTGGCAGGGCCTGCGCCGGCTCGAGCACGTGTCGATCACGCTAGGCGCCGAGGCCAACGCGCAGCAGATCTTCGAGAGCCTGAACTCCACGGGCGAGCCGCTGCGCGATCACGAGCTCATCCACAACTACATCCTCATGGGACTCACCCATTCCGAGCAGCTCGACGTCGAAGAGCGCTTCTGGCTGCCGATCGAACAGCACACGGGCGAGACGATCGGTGCGTTCTGGCGGCAGTTCCTCGTCATGGTCACCGGCCGCGAGGTGGCTGCGGCCGGTGAGCACGGCGTGTACAGCGCCTTCCGGCAGTCCTTCCCGCGCGTGGATGCGGAGCATCTGCAGCAGCACGCCGAGATCTGGCGGCACTACGCGCAGATCTACGGCATCCTGCTCGATCCCTCGCTCGAGCCCGACGACGAGCTACGCCGCCAGCTCGAGCATCTCAGCACCTTCGGCAAGGCTGCCTTCCCGCTGGCGATGAGCGTGTACAGCGAGCACGCACGCGGCCTGATCCCCCGCGACGAGCTCATCGAGACGCTCGAGTGGCTGCAGGCGCTGTATCTGCGGCGCGCTCTCGTGGGCCTGCCCACCGAGCGGTTGATCGCGCGGCTGTGCCGGGCCAGAGCCGAGGGGCGCGAGGCCTTGATGCGCGCCTTCGCCCGCGTGACGCCGTCGGACGAGCGCGTGAGCGCCGTGCTGAAATACGTCGAACTCCCCCATGCCGCGTACGTCCTGGGTCGCCTCGAGGGCGTCGACGACCCCTCCGAGTACGACGTCGAGCACATCGTGCCGCAGATCCCCGGCGACGCGTGGTCGGGCGACGGATCGCGCCGTTGGAGCGAGCACACGGAAGACGAGCAGAACAGCCACCGCGCGCTGGCCCCGACCCTCGGCAACCTCACGCTGCTCGAGCCCGCGCTCGCCGAGCGCGCCTTCGGCTCGTCGTTCCCCAACAAGGTCGCCGACGCGTACTCGCGCAGCGCTGTCCCCGCGACGCGCGCGCTCGCCGATGCACGATCCTGGGGAACCGCGGCGATCTCGCAGCGCACGGTGCGGCTCACGGCCGACCTGCTGCACATCTGGGCCCGTCCGCCGATGCCCGAGATCGACGATGACGGACTGACCCCCGTACTCGACGCCGTACGCCGGCGGGGGTGGCCGGCCGGCTGGGACCGCGAGTTCGACTACGTCGAGTACCGGGGCGAGCACTGGGAGGTCAAAGACGTCCGCGCCCTGTTCAACCGCGTCTTCCGCCGGGCCTGGACCGACGACCGCCGGGCCGCGCTGGCCTACAGCGCCGCCCACAACGGACCGCTCTACGACCGGATGTCGTGGAAAGGGCAGTGGGATGCGCTCGCCGATGACGCCTTCCTCTACATGGGCTGGGACTCGAACTACATGATGAACGCCCTGCAGGGCGTTCTGGAGGAGTCGGGGATCGCCGCCGAGGTGTTCGTGAAGTATTCCTACATCGGGAACGTGATGTGA